The DNA segment ATGCATAGGAGGTTACCTAAAACAAATAATTCCagagtatttttgatgtagtgcaataattaataaccGTTTATTGGGGTTTTTGAAACCAACCAAAAGTgggatacttgatacaccaggagGATACATGGTACAGGGTAGGATTAGACATGTTACAACAGGAGGaaacatataaaaactttaatttattatattcaagcatttattttaatttttattatggtttgtcagcataaagtaaatacttataattacatatataagataaacaaataaagcaTTTACAGAAACagagcatagttaataatattttttcttttcttttctatttactgtgattgataattaaagtatatcatgaaattacacaaaaaagaaaacataattgaatataatatatttaaaagtatatagtacgagtatatataataaaaatggggtgtaacaagtctcctccatagtgtttgaatcagaataaatgattgaactgaatattgaaacgaTTAATAATTAcaagcatgttaattaattgaacaacatgctagactatgatgtttaataaaataaaattaaaatataatgttttataatagaaatatatatcaataaacacttacctaaaatgtttacttttggTGTCAAAATTCTCTATAATTCTAAGCATTAGGCAACCCgggttttatgttgatttgataaataaaggaaGACATTCAAATGTATAAGAACAGGGTTCTgagataactttacattttaaagttattggcagtGTAACATGTATCCTCGCTCTCCCCTACCTATTATTGTAAAATAGCCCCAATtcagttttatcaaataatgaaacGCAGAGAACACTTACACAGagtttcatttatcaatttcaTAAAACACCGTTAATATTCTACGTTTTTTCCCCgtatataatgtttaaaaagttGAAGACTGATACATTCACAATAACTTGTGTTCTTAGATTTTTTCGGATGATCTTTCTtcagtaaaaatatcaagagcGAAATTTtcatgttaattaaatttttggttgtactctttcattcattttaccatttttatgtccaaaatacacATAAGCAATTGTATATCAATTTGGCCCATGAAATTAatacagataaattatttaatttttcacttaACTGTGTCCCATTTCCTTCGATTGAACATTACGGTACACTATAAGGCCCTAGGTACTTACAGAAGTAAATGTCTACATCTGATGACAGTTAATTTGTCATAACAAGAGTAGAATCGGATCCCAGCGATTATATTGCCTAAgaccaagatttttttaatttatatgatttgaCCAGTCATGATGACGAGACCTTCACAAATTGGAGACCAAATCAGATACCGTGAACTACATAACTAACAGGAACTATTATTTGATAAaccaaaaaagacaaaaacaaggtgaatatatgaagtatattcaataatattataaatatatttatttgcaccATCCAGACATTAAAATTCAACAGCAATGCTTTTTCCTTTTCGTTTAGGCTTCTTCTTTGCCTTTTTCTTAGGAGGAGGACCATCTTCCACTTCCTCTTCATCCTCATCTTCATTTGTATTCGCTTTAAATACATCATCTGTCACATCTGTCTGATAAGTTGGCATTTTCGGACGATTTTCTTCAAAAGCGGCTTTTGAGTCTACGGATTTTGCATATTTCATTCCCTTGAGCACTTTGAATTGTGATCGATActaaggaacaaaaaaagattaaaaatatatacgagtaaagtattaaataactatgtaattaCGGCTGTGGGGGAGACATAGTGTGGATTATTCCATAGTGTAACTCCTGAGAAGCTTCCTTCTATAATTTTGATGGGATTGAGGATCATGCGTGGTCCAATTTCCGCAAGCGATCCGTTTTCTTCTACAATTTGATAGTGACGAAAGGCAATTTTTGAGTCTTTCTGAATGGAAAAAGTGTATACACGATCAAAAAAGGGTTGACTTTTGGGATGTTTGTTGGGAACTccccaaatttgaataaagagTTCCTTGATTATAGACCAATGATGGCTGGAAGAGAAGTTGGGGTCAAAGGAGAGAAGGGGACGCGAGCCCTTCAAACAATTTCCAGTCATTTTGAGCTCTGAGGTCGTATGGACATTCTCTACTTGGCAATGTAAAGAGGGTCCATCAGGGAGACTTGCAGCCCAGAGATAGAGATCCTTCTTCCGCTTACCCTGAAACAACAGaacttttttacaattcttcatttCTGCCATTTGattcaatgaaaaaagtgtGTCTTTGACGTCCATTTTTGAGTCCCCTTTGGCGTGAGGCATTAAGGTCTTGAAATCTTCCATTAAATGTCGATCACGAGAGGATATTCCACGAGTCCCAAGTACGAGAACTCGCTCCTTGTTTCGCCATGTCTTTGAATTACTATTCATCGCGTACTGCTCCAAATATGCACGTGTTAACCAGGCTTCTTaacaacaacaaatatattgtcagttgtgtttttaaaaacaaaactacattgtttattttgattcttcTTCTTTCCGGGTGCGCATAAAACACGCGTACCAACAggaaatatttctttcaaatcgGAATAAGTCATAATCACATATTGTAAGTCTTGATGTTTCAATTTAAgaccattatattaaaatattatatttataacttcatatGAAAGTAAAGCATTGCTAATCTTATAGAGCAATTCATGGGCCAAAagactataatttttaaactcgACGGATCACAATTCCTTTAAGAGTAATTATTCTGTatggttaaaatttttatgcaaaatatgttAACACCAAAACTCCATGAGTGAAGCATAAAGTGGAAACAAAACTGCATTTATTAATGATGCTAtgctttttggagaaaaaaaaggtagcatattattattatgttattccATTTTGAAGTTATATGTTTATTTGTAGCAAGgagaaatgatttattaatataggtttctagtattattcTAATATATTCCGTAAATATTATCCCcatttaatgatataattttatacattaatactTGCTACTATTACtgttttcacttttaatttcataaaatcgGTTAGCTTTTAATTGAAGTTAtcaggcttgtgaacggaacgcaaaattgaaaGGCGTTCTATGGAACGTGTATTCAACGAAcggaactgattttttttttttttaagttgaacgctaattttataaattcgttccaataatacttaaaaaaaattcaagaaatcaaagtttataataCTCTAACTTAACTCGAACATATGAACTTGACcagttcaataattctgaatcatggGGCCGATTCTCATAATTTAGCCGTAAATGTAAGCAAATAAGccactaaaaataatacattctgCTCTCGTATGTTGCAAGGGCCACAGTATAGTCTTGTTGGAACACATAGTTTCCCTCTGAATAATTGGGCAAGACCACCTCCTTGAGGACGTCCTGGTACTCCTTAGCCCCGATTTTCAGGGCTTTTGGGGACCAATTCGGTGCATCCTCTTCCTGTCTGATGCCACAATTCCCAGCATTACCGCGGAACCTCATTGACC comes from the Lepeophtheirus salmonis chromosome 4, UVic_Lsal_1.4, whole genome shotgun sequence genome and includes:
- the LOC121115928 gene encoding ribosome biogenesis protein BRX1 homolog; this translates as MNSNSKTWRNKERVLVLGTRGISSRDRHLMEDFKTLMPHAKGDSKMDVKDTLFSLNQMAEMKNCKKVLLFQGKRKKDLYLWAASLPDGPSLHCQVENVHTTSELKMTGNCLKGSRPLLSFDPNFSSSHHWSIIKELFIQIWGVPNKHPKSQPFFDRVYTFSIQKDSKIAFRHYQIVEENGSLAEIGPRMILNPIKIIEGSFSGVTLWNNPHYVSPTAYRSQFKVLKGMKYAKSVDSKAAFEENRPKMPTYQTDVTDDVFKANTNEDEDEEEVEDGPPPKKKAKKKPKRKGKSIAVEF